The nucleotide window GGACCACGCGTTCGTCTCCTGGCAGTACGAGAACGGCGTCCACGGCATCGCCGCGACCGGCGACGACGTCCCGCTCTCGGGTGGGCCGTTCGACTTCTACGACTGCTGGCACCGGCTCGTCGGCACGGAGGGGGTCATCGAACTCGGCCGGTTCGAGGGGCCGTCGCTGCGCTACCGGCGCGACGGCGAAAGCTGGACGGCCATCGAGGTCGAGGACGAGTTCGACGGCCGGGTCGACCTCGCCATCGACGACGTGGTTCGGGCCCTCTCCTCCGGTGCGGAGACGGAGCTTCGCGCCGAGCACGCGCTCAACACGACGGAGATCCTGTTCGCCGGCCACGAGTCCTCGCGGCGGCGTGGCCGAGTCGACCTTCCGTTGGAGATAGACGACCACCCGCTGGAGTCGCTCATCGAGGCTGGCGAGGTCGAACCGACGGTGTCCGACGATCGGCCGCCGCACCCCTCGGAGGGGTAGACGACCTCTAGAGTCGAAGTCTCGATGGCCAAGTGAAACCAGTCACGAGGGCAGTGTCCTCACTGTTCAACTGTAGGATCGACTCGACGCGGTTGTCGTTCTTGCAAGGTAACATTCACAACCGTCCTATCCTGCAAGTTCCTCAGGTTCAGACGGGTTTGCGGAAGACGGACGTTCCCGGAGGGGGCTTCTCCCTGAACGTGTATCGTGGAGCCTCCACAGTTACCGCCTACCGTTGTTCGACCGTAGCCCCACGATCCTGATCGGAAGGTCGCCGGCTTCGAGGTTCAACTGGAGACGGCTCCCGCCGCCGGACGTACTACCGTACGTAACGACATCATCATTCCCGACGAGCCGCGCTGCTCTGCGCATATCGTCGTAAATGGTCGTCCGGTCGACGTTCGGGTGCTGGAGCGCCCTCCCGGCTTCCTCACGGTCCGCCGACGCCCTCGCCTGCCGTCCTCGATCGCGCTCTTTCTTAGCTGCACGGCGGTGGTTTCGTCTTCCGAATGCTCGCCGTTCAAGCTAAACACCCCCTCGTATCGCTACTAAAGAGAAGTGCGGAGCGGTGACTCTGGGGTGTGATTATATCGGCATATAGAGGGTCCGAAGAGTGCCGGGGGCGGGCTCCGAACCCGCGATCTCCGCATATCCCAGGTACGAGGCTCGGCGGGCCTCGTGGGGCGGAGGCTTCCAAGGCGGTCCGCACCGAATCTCGAAACCCTATGAGTGCGGCGCTATGTCCAGCTAAGCCACCCCGGCTCACTCGAAGTTGGCGCGGTGAGACCCTTTAAGCTTCCCATCTCCCCCGACCGCGGGACGGCGCCGCCTCCGCCCCGCCCCCGCCGACCCACCGGTTTTAAGCCGTGGCCCCGGTCAATCCGAGGCATGAGTCTTCCGGAACTGGTCCAGCGGGAGATGGGCGAGGAGGACCCCGTCGCCCGGGTCTCCCTCGGGGGGGACGACGAGCTGTTCGTCACCCCCACGCGGACGCTCATCTACCGCGGCGAGGGGCTCCTCTCCGACGAGACCGTCGACGAGTACCCCCACAGCGCAGAACGCGTCGCGGTGTCCGAGTCGCGACGCAAGGCGAAACTGACCCTCGATTACGGCCTCGACGGCGAGCAGTCGTTCAACATCCCGCGCAAGAAACTCGACGGCGTGCTCCACCCCGTCATCGCCGGTGTCCTCGCCGCGTCCGACATCACGGAGGCCGGCGAGACCGTCGAGCGCACGTTCCGCTTCTCCGACCTGACGCTGGTCGTGACGAGCGCGCGTGTCGTCAAGCACATCGGCGCGGCAGTCTGGGACGAGGAGTACGAGGAGTTCCCGTACGACGACGTGACCGACCTCACCTTCGAGGAGGGGAGCGTCGCCACCTCGATCGTGCTCTCGGTGAACGGCCGGCAGGAACGGTTCAAGGCGCCGGCCGAGGACGCCCGCGCCGTCCGCGAGACGCTCACGGACGCCATCACGACGTTCTACGGCGTGGACTCGCTGGAGGCGTTCCGCGCGCTCTCGGCCGACGCGGAGGGCGAGGATGAGGAGCCCCGCGGCGAGGTCGACTTCGGCGACGGGCCGGACCCGCTCTCCGCGGAGCCCGCCGAGATCGACAGCCCCGAGAACGCGACCCGGGAGGATCCGCTGGACGAACCGGTCGGCGGCGACTCGCCGGCCGGCGTCGCCGAGGAACCCGCGGAGGACGACCCCACGGACGTCGGGAGCGGTCCGACGGTGGGCGCGACGACCGCGACGACCGCAGCGACGGAGCCGCGGGCCGAGGACGACGCCTTCGAGGAGAGCGGCTTCCAGGTGGCCGAGCCGACCGACGACGCCGCCGAGCAACTGGCCGCGCTCCGCCAGCAGGTCGAGGAGCAGAACGACCGGCTCGACCGCCAGTCGGAACTCATCGAACAGCTCATCGAGGAGCTCCGCCGCGGTCGATAACGGGACCCGGCAACCGGCGTCCCCCGACTACTCTTCAGCAACCGCCTCGCGCCGACTCACTCCCGGCCCAGCACCTTCCTGACACACGAGGAGCCGAAGGGTCCCAGTTCCCCCGACTCGAACGTCACGAAGTGGCCGGTCGAGATGCCCGTCCCGCAGCGTCGACAGGAGAAGTCGCCCTCCCTCGTGACGACCTGCGACCCGAACCGGACGAACGACCCGCCGCGCCGTGTCCGGACCGTCGCGCCGTCGCGGTCGATGACGCCCCGGTCGTCCGCCTCGTCGAGGATGTCCCGCGTGAGCGTCGGCTCGGTCGTCACCGCCTCGATGCGGTCCATCGCGTCCGCGAGGGAGAGCTCGTCGTCCTCGAGGTGTTCGAGGAGTTCGACGCCGAGTTCGACGGTCTCGGCGCGGGTTCGCTTCGGCGGCACGGTTTCGTACCGATGTTTTCGAGGGACGGCTTAAACGTCGCGCCGAACGCGGAGGTCCGATTCGCGGAATCGGCGCGGAGGCGAATCTCGACGACCTCGAAAGTCCCACCCGGCGGTCGATCGGGTCGAACGACGCGGTCCTGATTCCGGACGCGTGACGATGGAAATCAGCCGGCAGGCGCGCGGCGGCCGCTCAGAAGGCGCGGGAGTCGAGCGCCGCGGGGGCTCTCCAGGCCACCGCTATCGTCGACCCTCCCCTGCTACCCGTCGAACATCAACGAACGATCGACCGTACCCCTTTTGCCCCGCCACACCCACCCGAGAGCGTGAACCGTCGCGCCCTCGCCGCGGGCCTGCTGGCGCTCGTCGTCGTGGCGCTGGCGTGGCTCTCCTCGCCGGACCTCCTCCTCTCGCGGCTCGAGTGGCTCACCGCCGACCCGGTCCGGCTGGGGCTCGCGCTCTGCCTGCTGGCCGTCGTCCGCCCGCTGCTCGCGTGGCCGACGTCGCTGCTGGCGGTGCTGGCCGGTTACGGCTACGGGCTCGCCGGCGCCCCGTTCGCGCTGCTGCTCATCACCGCCACGAGCGTCCCGCCGTACCTGCTCGCGCTGCGCGGCCGGGACGGCTGGGGCGACGGCCGGGCCTCGGCGCTGACTCGGCGGGCGGCCGACGCGGGCGAGCGCGCCGTCTCGGTCGCCGGCGGCTTCCGGTCGGTGGCCGCCTCGCGGCTGGTCCCGACGCCGTCTGACGCCGTCAGCGTCGCCGCCGGCCTCGCGGGCGTTCGTCCCAGGCCGTACCTCGCCGGCACCGCGGTCGGCGAGGTCCCCTGGGCGATCGCCGGCACCGTCGCCGGCGCCTCGGCGGGGCGACTCGCGAGCGGCGGGGTGAGCGCGGTGGTCGACGCGCGACTCGTCGCCGCGGCGGCGCTCGCCGCGTTCCTGTTGCTCGCGGGGCCGGCGGTCCGGCGCTACTCGTCGTCCCACCCGGAGTCCTGAGTCGGCTCCCCTGCGTCCTCGTGGTCACGGCCCGAGTTCTCGTCGGGGTCGCGAGCCATCGCGAGCGCGTCGCCGTCGTCGTAGAAGCCCGGCCTTCGACCCGTGACCGCGAAGCCGAGCTTCCGGTACAGTTCGAGCGCAGGCTCGTTGTCGGGGGCGACGAGGAGGGTGACGGTCTCGTCCGCGTCGTCGACGACGCGGCGGAGCAGTTCCGCTGCGCGGCCCTCGCGGCGGTGGTCGGGGTGGACGACCAGTTCCGCGACGTGGACGCCGTCGCCCCCGACCGGAACGACGTAGCCGACTGGGGTCCCGTCCGCGACGCTCACGAGCACGTCGCCGGTCCGGAGCCCGTGGGAGAGAAGTTCGGAGCTCGGCTCGTGGAGGTGCGCCTGGAGCCCCGCGAGCGCGGGCTCGTCGGCCGGTCGACCCTGTCGAACGCGGGTCACGCGAGGGGGATCGCGAGCGCGCTCCCGGCGAGCGCTCCGGCGAGCGTCGCGAGGAAATTGACGGTCTGGTTCGTCAGCCTGCTGCCCTCGACTGTCGCGCCGAGCAGGCTGTCGACGGTCATCCCGATGACACCCCCGCCGGTGACGACGGCGAGCGCGAGGATCGGGTCCCCAAGGGGCATCGACAGCGCGGCGATGCCGCCGACGAGCGCCGAGCCGACGAGGCCGGCGAGTTCGCCCTGCCAGGTGACCGCGCCGTCCGTGCCCGGTTCGACGCGCTCGAACGTGGTGACGAGCCGCGGGTCGTCGTACAGGCCGCCGAACTCCGAGGAGAGCGTGTCGGCCATCGCCGCCGCGACCGAGCCGGCGAACGCGAACGCGAGCAGCGTCGGCGCGACGTCGGCGAGCGGGATTCCGGGATCGAGCAGGTGGACGGCGACCGCGTAGCCCACGACGGTGAACAGCGCGACCGAGGCGTTCCCGAGGACGTTCCCTGTGCCGCGGGCGCCGTCGTTCTCCTCGGCGACGCCGCGAGCCTCCTTCTCCTCGTAGCGGTACTTCGTCGCGAGCGCGCCGACCGAGAAGAACGAGATCAGCACGGCGAACCAGCCGTAGCCGCCGAGGACGACCGAGACGGCCGCGAGCAGGACGCCCGTGAGCATCCCAGGGACCGAGGCCGCGTCCAGCGCGTAGGACACCCAGCCGAGCGCGACCGCGAGGCCGAGGCCGACCGCGACGAGCCGCGCCGGTACGGTCCCGGTGAGCGCGGCGAACAGCCAGAGGATGAAGCCGACCGAGACCATCACGAGCGGGTCGTCACGGCCGAACAGGATGGAGCGGAGCAGCGCGGCGATGAGCGACCCGACGGCCGCGAGGAAGGTGTACTTCGGAAGCGCCGCGACGGCGAACTCGCTCGCCGCGGCCGCGACGAACGCCTGGCCGAGGGTGCCCGCGACGGTGCCGACGGTGACGAATCCCGCGACGACGGCGAACTCGTCGGTCGTGACGTCGCGGACGAACTCGCGGCCGAGGTTGCCGTACGCGAGCGTGAGGACGGCGGCGGCGAACACGGTGCCGGGGAGCGGCGGCGCCTGCGGGTAGTCGACCGTGAGGATGCCGAGGGCGGCGGCGGCGAGCGTGAACCCGGCCAGTCCGTTGAGCCGTCGGTCCTCGTGGTCGCCGGGGCGGGCGAACAGTTCGAAGACGGGTCCGTCCTCGATGACGAAGGCGGCGAGGACGGCGACTGCGGCGAAGGGGGCGGCGGCGGCCGGCCCGAGCGCGGGCGCGGCGAGCACCAGCGTCGCGACGGCGGCGAACGCCCCGGCACGCCGAAGTCGGTGAGTCACGTGGACCGGTATCGCGGACGCGCACTTAACGCTCCCGACATGGTACCTCGCGGGTGATTTCGGCTCCGGAGGGAGCGACGACGACCGGACAGGTTTTTGCCGAACGCTCGCGGAGGTGGCAATCAGTGGGCATCTACGACACCTATCTCGCGCTCCGTCACCGGCGCCTCGGCGCCGACCCGCCGCGGCACGTCGCGCTCGTCATCACCGAGCGCGACCTCCTCGAGCAGGGCGCCTACGAGACGCTGGAGGACGTGCTCGGCTGGGCGTTCGAGTACGGCGCCGAGCGCGTCACCGTCTCGGTCTCGGTGCTCGACGAGGCGGTCGTCGACACCCTCGCACGCGAACTCGCCGAGGTGGAGTCGCCCCGCCCCGTCGCGGTCCGGACCCCGGACGACACCGAGCGCGCGGACGCGCCGGTCCGGGTGAACATCGGCCTCGGCGGGAAACGGGAGTTCGCCGCCGCGGTCCGGGAGATCGCCGAGGCCGTCGAGGAGGGGGAACTGTCGCCCGAGGACGTCGACGGGGCGGACATCGAGGAGCGACTCGTCTTCCCGGAGGAGCCCGATTTGGTGGTCAAGACGGGCGCCGAGCGGCTCTCCGACTTCCTGATCTGGCAGTCGGTGTACTCCGAACTGTACTTCACCGACGTGAACTGGCGCGACTTCCGGCTTCGCGACTACTTGCGGGCGGTGCTGGACTACCAGAACCGACAGCGGCGGTTCGGGCGGTAGCGAGGGCCACTCGCGAGTCGCCCCGGTCCCGCTCACGGCCGGTCGATGGTCGCGCGGCCAGGTCGAGGTTTTTCAGGGATGACGAGCCATCCCACTCGTGGTATTCACGTACGTCAGGTGGAAACGGGGCCTGGTCGCCGGCGTCGCGTGCTATCTCGCCGGCTACCTCGCGATGTTCACGCTCCGGCCCGGAACCGTCCGGCGGGCGATGGCGACGACGACGGCCACGACGGGCCACCGACTCCCGCCCCTGGCCGCCAGCGTTCCGTCGGACGTCCCGCGGTGGAAGGTGCTCGCGTGGCTCTGGCACGGGAGCCTGTTCTCCCCGATGGCGACCCACTACCCCGCGATGGGCGGGACGTGGAACGTAAACCCGATGGCGGGCATCGCGGACACCCACTGGTACCTGTTCGCGCTCGCGCCGGCGCACCTGTTCGTCGCGGGGTTCGTGGTCGTGCTCGTCTCGTGGACGCCGAAACCGAGATGCGAGTTCTACACGGGCGCGACGACGGTCCTCGGCTTCTTCCTCTGCTGTTACGCCGGCAGCGTGTACTTCTGCACGGACCAGGTGCCGACGGACGGGCCGGACCTCCTGACGAGCGCGTACCGTGCCGGGCTGCTCTATCCGGTCGCGTTCGGCGGGCTGGGCGGGCTTCTCGGGAAGCGGGTCAAGTCGTACTTCGGCATCACACACGAGATACCGCCCGAGGAGCTCTGGAAGTACGACAACCTGCGAACCGACGAGGAACGGCGGTGGGAGTGAGGTGTCGATCCCGTTCGAATCTCACGGGCGACGGAAGAACTACATACGGGCTCGTGCGAGCCGAATTAATGGCGTTCACCCACGTCCCGCTCCGGCGCTCGGCCGCGCTCGGCCTCGCCGCCGCCCTCCTCGGCTACCTCCCCGCGTTCGCCCTCGCGACGCTCCGACGATCCGCCATGCTGGCCGTCGAACTCCCCGGCGACCTCCGCGACCCGGCACCGATGCGCGAGGTGCTCGAACCGGGGACCGCGACTGCGGCCGGGTGGCTCTGGTACAACGCCCACCTCGTACCCACGTCGGTGCCGACGACCGACGTGCTCGCCGGGCGGGCGACGCTGACGAACGTCAACTTCCTCAACGCCGTCGGCGGGGTCGCGTTCCTCCTCTACCTCGTTCCCCCGGTCCTGCTCGTCGCCGCGGGGTACGCCTTCGTCCGCTCCGACGGTATCGGGCTCTCGATGGCCGTCAGCGGCGGTGCGAGCGTCGCGGTCGGCTACACGCCGCTGCTGGTGCTCGGCGCGTTCCTGATCACCGCCCCCGCCGCGGAGCACGTGGCCGCCGGGCCTGCCGGTATCCCCAGCCTGTTCGCCGCACTCGTCTACCCGGTCGTCTTCGGCGCGCTCGGCGGAGTTCTGGCGAAGAAACGCGTCCAAGCGATCGAGGCCGCCGACGAGGAGGGAGACGCCGGAGAAGGGACGACCGAGACGACCTGATTCAGTCCGCCGTCCCGCCCTTCGACTCCAGCGCCTCCTCCACTTCGGCGGCGTCGCCGCTGGGGAGCGTCTCGCGCAGGCGCGTCGCCACGGCCCGGGCCGCCTCCGTCTCGGTCGCCGCGAGCGAGCGGACGAGCGCGACCGCGCGCTTCGTGCGGGCGCGGCGCCACGACTCCTCGCGGGCCTCGTACGTCCGGATGCCCCGGAGGAGGTCGACCTTCGAGAACTCCGGCCAGAACGGCGTACAGAAGAACACCGCCGCCTCGTTGCCGTTGGCGTGCCAGGGGAGGAAGTTCGAGGTTCGCTCGTCGCCGCCGGTCCGGATGATGAGGTCCACGTCGCGGACGGGGCTGCGGTAGAGGCGGGACTCCACCTCGTCCACGTCGACGTCGGTCGCGGCGAGGCTCCCGTCGGCCACGTCGCCGGCGACCTCCCGGACGGCGCCGAGCAGTTCGTTCCGGCCGCCGTACGCCAGCGCGATGTTGAGGGTGAAGCCGTCGTAGCCGTCGGTCCGGCGCTCCGCGTAGTCCACGGCCGCGCGGACCCGGTCAGGGAGCATCGCCACGTCGCCGAGCGCGCGGATGCACACCTCCTGGTCGTGGACGCGGTCGGCGTCGGCGAACTCTCGGAGCTTCGACTCGAGGAGGTCGAACAGGGGGGCCAGTTCCTCGTCCGGGCGGTCGAAGTTCTCCGTCGAGAAGGCGTAGAGGGTCAGCTCCTCGACGCCGAGGTCGGCACACCAGTCGAGCACGCGCTCCGTCGTATCCGCGCCGGCTCGGTGGCCGTCGGGCGCGTCCTCGCCCTGCGAGCGCGCGTACCGCCGGTTGCCGTCCTGGATGATGGCGACGTGTTCGGGTGCGCCGGTGATCTCACGGCGGAGGAGCCCCTCGTAGGAGCGATCGAAGGCGGCCCGGAGCCGATCGGGGACGTTCACGCTGCCCCCACCTGGAACCCCGGAGAATATGTGTCTTGTGAGAGCCGCCAGCGTCGACGGTGCGTCATCGTCCGTTCCATCGGCGTACGGGCCTTCGTTACGGCTCCGCTAACTCCTCGACGACCTCGACCTCGCCGGTGAGCTGACGGTGCACGTACGGCATGTCGATCCCCTCCGCGTCGAACCGCTCCTTCACCGCCTGCACGTACTCCGAGCGAACGCGGACGAAGTCCGAGCGGTCCGGATCGTCGATCCAGAAGCGCGACTGGAGGCCGACTGCCGAGTCGCCGAGTTCGGTCAGGCGGACCGACGTCGCCGGGTCGTCGAGGATCTCCCCGTGGGCCTCGGCCTCCTCGACCAGGATGTCGGTCGCTTGGTCGATGTCGTCGTCGTAGCCGATGCCGAAGACGAACTTCTGGCGGAGCGTGTCGTACGCGACGGGGTTCTTCACGGCGTTGTTCGCCAGTTCCCCGTTGGGGACGGTGATCTGCTCGTTGTCGAAGGTCCGGACGCGCGAGACGCGGAGGTCGATCTCCTCGACGCGCCCGGCGGTGTCGTTCCACTCGATCCAGTCGCCGACCCGGAACGGCTCGTCCTTCAGGATGAACACGCCGGCGACGAAGTTGCCGATCAGGTCCTGCGCGGCGAAGCCGATCGCCAGCGCGAGCGCGCCGCCGAGGGCCGCGAACGCGGTCAACGAGGCGCCGGGGACGGCGACGCTGAACGCCACCGCAACGGCAGCGAACAGGACGATCCCGGCAGCGACGCTGTCGGCTAAGCCCAGCACCCCCTCGTCGAACCCGCGGGCCGAGAGCGCCCGTTTCACCAGCGGGACGAACGCCAGGCGACCGACAATGTAGACCAGGAGAAACGCGACGACGAAGTTGACGAGCTGTCGCAGGTACACTTCGGCGTCCGCGAACACAGCACCGACGTCGATTCCGACCTGTAGCGCGACTGGGTCCATCGGCATCGGCTTCGGACGGGCATATAAATAAACTGGTGACGCCGGAGAACGCGGGTGTTATCGGTCGTACTGGGGGGACTGGGGCCCGGTCGTGGAGGCTGACCGAACTCGCGCCCCTCAGTGATCGGCCTCGTGCGGGTTCAGCTCCGTCCCGTACCGCTCGGCGTGTTCGGTGTACTCGATGAACCGCGGGGCGTCCGGGTCGAACGGGCGTTCCAGCGACTCGAACGCCTTCTTCTTGTCCCACGACTGGAGGCCGCCGACGGCGGAGCGGTCCTCCAGGTCGTGGTAGTCGAGGTCCGGCTCCGTCAGCTCCCACGCCTTCAGCCCCCGCTCGGTGCGGACGATGACGCTGGAGTACTCGTCGCTCGACCCGACCGAACCGACCGTGAGGTCCGCGCAGTAGCCGGTGAAGTCGGCGCACTCGTCACAGCCCTTCAGCGCGGCGCCGTGGAACTCCTCGATGTCCTCCTCCAGCAGGAGGTCGCCGTCGTCGTCGTAGACGATCATGTCCCCGTGGAGGACGTCGAGCTTCCCGATCTCCTCGGGCTGGATGTCCCGCTTCTCGGCGAGCTGCTCGCCGACGAGGCGCTCGTAATTGAAGTTCTTCGTGCACATCAGCGCGATAGTGTAGTCGGCGGCGCGGACGCCCGCCTCCTGAGAGGCGTAGTCCCAGTCGAAGTCCTGCAGGGCGCGGATCCCCTCGATCTCGCAGGGCGTGCCGACGAGCGCCAGCGAGAGGTCCTCCGGGTCCGTCTCGGGGAGCTTCTCGGCCCACTGGTCGACGTCGACGTTCCCGAGCGCCATCGTCTGGTTGTAGAAGCTCCCCGCGTTCGCGATCAGCTCCTCCGGCGTCGTCGCGAGGAAGCTCTCGGCCTTCCAGGGCTCCTCCTCGGACTCGGTGGCGACGAGCGCGCCGTCGATCTCCCCGGCCTCCAGCAGGTGGATCAGGACCGACGTGACGAGCCCACCGTCCTGGGCGTTCTCGCGCCACGACTCCTCCACCTTCGCGGAGAACTCCGTGATGGGGTCGCCGGCGCCCTTCACGTTGTCCTCGCCGCCGGTGATCTTCCACTGGCGCTCGTAGCGCAGGCCGCCGCGCGGGCAGAAGTCCCAGCAGAGCGAGCAGCCGGTGCACATCTTCACCAGTTCCGGAAGACCGTCGTCGCCGATGCCGATGGAGTCGGACGGGCAGGAGGCGACGCAGGTTCCGCACTGGATACAGCGCCCCTCGTCGATGACGGCCGCGTCGAGCTCCATGAACCACGTCTTCCCGTCGGGCGTCTCGATGTCGTTCATCTCGTCCCGGATGGCGTAGCCGGGCGTGTCGAGGTCGATGCCGTCCGGGACCCCGACCCGCCTGTCCGGCCGGTCCGTCGAGAGGTCCTGGCTCCTCCCCTCGCCCGGCTCGGTGAACGACAGGTCGCCGAGGTTCCCCTCGCCGTCGACGTTCGCGGGGCGCGCGCCGCCGTCCGGGGCGGCAGTTCGCCTACCGTCGTCGATTCCAGCACGCTCGTCGGCACCGTCGCAGCCGCAGCTGCCGCCACAGCCGCAGACGCTAGCACCATCAGCCGTTCCGGTTTCGTCGCCACGCTCGCCACCGTCGCGCTCCGCTTCCCCCCGGTAGAACCGGATGGGCTTCGCGTCCGTCCGCTCGTGACCGGAGTGATCGGTTCGACCCCCGCGGCCGCCACCGCCGCTCGTCGGCGGCACGGTGGCCTCGTCGCCCGTCCCCCCGGACTCGGGGATTCGCGGGAGTGGCTGGTCCGCGGTCTCGTCCTCGTCGGAGGCGGTGTTCGGGACAGCATCCTCGACGAGTTCGGGCGCTGCGTCGGCGGGCGCGTTCACCCCACACTCCTCCCGGTGTTGCCCGTCAGTCATCGGCCGCGACACCTCCCGCGACGTTTGCCTCCGCACGCTGCATGAGCGCCCGAAGATCGTCGTCGTCGACGCGGCGGCACCACTCGTAGAACCGCTCGCCGTCACGTCGATCGTCCGCGTACGCCGCGAACAGTTCCGCCAGCGCCGGGATGACCGATCCGGCGGGCACCGCGGTCTCGACCCAGTCGAGGAACTCGTTATCCGTCCCGAGGCTCCCGCCGAGACCGAAGTCCATCCCCTCGACGATATCGCCGACCTCGCCGTCCTCTTCGACCTTGACCGTCTCCCCCCGGAAGCCGATGTCAGCGATCTGCGGCTGGGCACAGGAGGCCGAGCAGCCGGACATGTGCATCCGCACGACCTCAAGGTCGTCCGGGGTGTCGATGCGCCGGTCCAGTTCCCTCGCCCAGCGGCGGACGCGCTTTTTCGTCTCGATGATGCCGTAGTTGCAGAACTCCGAGCCGGTGCAGCCTACCGCGCCCCGCGAGAACGGCCCCGGGTCGGGCTGGTAGTCGGCCGCGAAGGGTTCGGCGAGCAGGTCGTCGACGTTCCCCTCGGGGACGTGCGTGATCAGGAAGTTCTGGTCGGTGGCGAGCCTGACCGTGGCGTCGTCGGTGCCGTACTCCCGGGCGGCGCGGGCGGCCGCGGCGAACTCGTCGCCGCCCATCCGGCCCGCGATGACGTTGAAGCCGACGTAGCACAGGCCGTCCCGCTTCTGCTCGTGGACGCCGACGTGGTCGCCGGTGTACCCCACGGTTCGGTCGGTCCCCCTCGTCGGGAGGTCGACGTCGCAGCGGTCGCGGACGGCCTCCTCGAACGTTTCGGGGCCGAGCTGCTGGACGAGGTAGCGCATCCGGCAGACGCCCCGGTTGTTCCGGTCGCCGAGTTCCTTGAACGCCTGGGCGACCGCACGACAGAACTCCACGGCGTCCTCCGGCGGAACGAACACGTCCAGCGGCGAGGCCATCCGCGGGCCGTCCGA belongs to Halorarum halophilum and includes:
- a CDS encoding DUF7115 domain-containing protein — its product is MSLPELVQREMGEEDPVARVSLGGDDELFVTPTRTLIYRGEGLLSDETVDEYPHSAERVAVSESRRKAKLTLDYGLDGEQSFNIPRKKLDGVLHPVIAGVLAASDITEAGETVERTFRFSDLTLVVTSARVVKHIGAAVWDEEYEEFPYDDVTDLTFEEGSVATSIVLSVNGRQERFKAPAEDARAVRETLTDAITTFYGVDSLEAFRALSADAEGEDEEPRGEVDFGDGPDPLSAEPAEIDSPENATREDPLDEPVGGDSPAGVAEEPAEDDPTDVGSGPTVGATTATTAATEPRAEDDAFEESGFQVAEPTDDAAEQLAALRQQVEEQNDRLDRQSELIEQLIEELRRGR
- a CDS encoding DUF5830 family protein, producing MPPKRTRAETVELGVELLEHLEDDELSLADAMDRIEAVTTEPTLTRDILDEADDRGVIDRDGATVRTRRGGSFVRFGSQVVTREGDFSCRRCGTGISTGHFVTFESGELGPFGSSCVRKVLGRE
- a CDS encoding TVP38/TMEM64 family protein, whose translation is MNRRALAAGLLALVVVALAWLSSPDLLLSRLEWLTADPVRLGLALCLLAVVRPLLAWPTSLLAVLAGYGYGLAGAPFALLLITATSVPPYLLALRGRDGWGDGRASALTRRAADAGERAVSVAGGFRSVAASRLVPTPSDAVSVAAGLAGVRPRPYLAGTAVGEVPWAIAGTVAGASAGRLASGGVSAVVDARLVAAAALAAFLLLAGPAVRRYSSSHPES
- a CDS encoding GNAT family N-acetyltransferase, giving the protein MTRVRQGRPADEPALAGLQAHLHEPSSELLSHGLRTGDVLVSVADGTPVGYVVPVGGDGVHVAELVVHPDHRREGRAAELLRRVVDDADETVTLLVAPDNEPALELYRKLGFAVTGRRPGFYDDGDALAMARDPDENSGRDHEDAGEPTQDSGWDDE
- a CDS encoding DUF92 domain-containing protein, with protein sequence MTHRLRRAGAFAAVATLVLAAPALGPAAAAPFAAVAVLAAFVIEDGPVFELFARPGDHEDRRLNGLAGFTLAAAALGILTVDYPQAPPLPGTVFAAAVLTLAYGNLGREFVRDVTTDEFAVVAGFVTVGTVAGTLGQAFVAAAASEFAVAALPKYTFLAAVGSLIAALLRSILFGRDDPLVMVSVGFILWLFAALTGTVPARLVAVGLGLAVALGWVSYALDAASVPGMLTGVLLAAVSVVLGGYGWFAVLISFFSVGALATKYRYEEKEARGVAEENDGARGTGNVLGNASVALFTVVGYAVAVHLLDPGIPLADVAPTLLAFAFAGSVAAAMADTLSSEFGGLYDDPRLVTTFERVEPGTDGAVTWQGELAGLVGSALVGGIAALSMPLGDPILALAVVTGGGVIGMTVDSLLGATVEGSRLTNQTVNFLATLAGALAGSALAIPLA
- a CDS encoding undecaprenyl diphosphate synthase family protein; this encodes MGIYDTYLALRHRRLGADPPRHVALVITERDLLEQGAYETLEDVLGWAFEYGAERVTVSVSVLDEAVVDTLARELAEVESPRPVAVRTPDDTERADAPVRVNIGLGGKREFAAAVREIAEAVEEGELSPEDVDGADIEERLVFPEEPDLVVKTGAERLSDFLIWQSVYSELYFTDVNWRDFRLRDYLRAVLDYQNRQRRFGR
- the uppS gene encoding polyprenyl diphosphate synthase — protein: MNVPDRLRAAFDRSYEGLLRREITGAPEHVAIIQDGNRRYARSQGEDAPDGHRAGADTTERVLDWCADLGVEELTLYAFSTENFDRPDEELAPLFDLLESKLREFADADRVHDQEVCIRALGDVAMLPDRVRAAVDYAERRTDGYDGFTLNIALAYGGRNELLGAVREVAGDVADGSLAATDVDVDEVESRLYRSPVRDVDLIIRTGGDERTSNFLPWHANGNEAAVFFCTPFWPEFSKVDLLRGIRTYEAREESWRRARTKRAVALVRSLAATETEAARAVATRLRETLPSGDAAEVEEALESKGGTAD
- a CDS encoding mechanosensitive ion channel family protein; this translates as MDPVALQVGIDVGAVFADAEVYLRQLVNFVVAFLLVYIVGRLAFVPLVKRALSARGFDEGVLGLADSVAAGIVLFAAVAVAFSVAVPGASLTAFAALGGALALAIGFAAQDLIGNFVAGVFILKDEPFRVGDWIEWNDTAGRVEEIDLRVSRVRTFDNEQITVPNGELANNAVKNPVAYDTLRQKFVFGIGYDDDIDQATDILVEEAEAHGEILDDPATSVRLTELGDSAVGLQSRFWIDDPDRSDFVRVRSEYVQAVKERFDAEGIDMPYVHRQLTGEVEVVEELAEP
- a CDS encoding Coenzyme F420 hydrogenase/dehydrogenase, beta subunit C-terminal domain produces the protein MTDGQHREECGVNAPADAAPELVEDAVPNTASDEDETADQPLPRIPESGGTGDEATVPPTSGGGGRGGRTDHSGHERTDAKPIRFYRGEAERDGGERGDETGTADGASVCGCGGSCGCDGADERAGIDDGRRTAAPDGGARPANVDGEGNLGDLSFTEPGEGRSQDLSTDRPDRRVGVPDGIDLDTPGYAIRDEMNDIETPDGKTWFMELDAAVIDEGRCIQCGTCVASCPSDSIGIGDDGLPELVKMCTGCSLCWDFCPRGGLRYERQWKITGGEDNVKGAGDPITEFSAKVEESWRENAQDGGLVTSVLIHLLEAGEIDGALVATESEEEPWKAESFLATTPEELIANAGSFYNQTMALGNVDVDQWAEKLPETDPEDLSLALVGTPCEIEGIRALQDFDWDYASQEAGVRAADYTIALMCTKNFNYERLVGEQLAEKRDIQPEEIGKLDVLHGDMIVYDDDGDLLLEEDIEEFHGAALKGCDECADFTGYCADLTVGSVGSSDEYSSVIVRTERGLKAWELTEPDLDYHDLEDRSAVGGLQSWDKKKAFESLERPFDPDAPRFIEYTEHAERYGTELNPHEADH